One stretch of Streptomyces sp. NBC_00443 DNA includes these proteins:
- a CDS encoding YcxB family protein codes for MQRLVAWQGEYRTVVSPVGITTSSDHSTLIQKWSVLQGYRETRGHFVLLSRDPNIMCLEVLPKQGLSTADDVDRLRALLDRHSNRV; via the coding sequence GTGCAGAGGCTCGTCGCATGGCAGGGCGAGTACCGCACCGTGGTATCCCCGGTTGGTATCACCACCAGCAGTGACCACAGCACGCTCATCCAGAAGTGGTCGGTCCTGCAGGGCTACCGGGAGACACGCGGCCACTTCGTCTTGCTCAGTCGGGACCCCAACATCATGTGCCTTGAGGTCCTGCCCAAGCAGGGGCTGAGCACGGCTGACGACGTGGACCGGCTGCGTGCCCTCCTGGACCGGCACTCCAACCGCGTCTGA
- a CDS encoding phenylacetate--CoA ligase family protein: MTSAFALVREGRRTLRQGPDALAHRQRERLVSMVDFARANSPYYRELYRTLPERVENPALLPVTHKQDLMARFDDWVTDPEVTIDRLRAFVADRRRVGERFLGRYLVTTTSGTTGHRGLFLLDDHAAAVVRALSLRAARRSLTPSVTARLLARRIRSAHIVATSGHLAAYAVIARSRAAGRLSTRGSRVLSTHSPLPELVDQLNRYRPVFLAGYATVIALLAGEQMAGRLCIAPAVVSLLAEGVSDRDHERIRSAFGARLVNTYGCNESLALAYGCGFGWLHVHSDWLILEPVDSDLRPTPPGRESSTVLLTSLCRWAQPILRYDLGDSVLLRPDACPCGDPLPAIKVRGRAADLLSFPRRDGGSVRIVPMAFETLLESIPDIDLFQIVQTAPSCVRVRIRSAAGADGDRLWAAVRKEMIALLTAHGAGQVSVERADEPPEQSPGGKYRVVIPWS, from the coding sequence ATGACATCGGCCTTCGCCCTGGTCCGGGAGGGGCGCCGGACCCTGCGGCAGGGCCCGGACGCCCTGGCGCACCGGCAGCGGGAGCGGCTGGTCTCGATGGTCGACTTCGCCCGCGCCAACTCTCCGTACTACCGCGAGCTGTACCGGACTCTGCCCGAACGCGTCGAGAACCCCGCCCTGTTGCCGGTCACGCACAAACAGGACCTGATGGCGCGCTTCGACGACTGGGTCACGGATCCCGAGGTGACCATCGACCGGTTACGGGCCTTCGTCGCGGATCGCCGACGGGTCGGCGAACGCTTCCTGGGCAGATACCTGGTCACCACCACGTCCGGTACCACCGGCCACCGCGGCCTGTTCCTGCTCGACGACCACGCGGCGGCGGTGGTCAGGGCCCTGTCGCTGCGGGCCGCCCGGCGGTCCCTCACTCCCTCGGTGACGGCCCGGCTGCTCGCTCGCCGCATACGGTCGGCGCACATCGTGGCCACCAGCGGACATCTGGCCGCGTACGCCGTCATCGCCCGCTCCCGCGCGGCCGGTCGGCTGTCCACCCGGGGCAGCCGGGTGCTGTCGACGCACAGCCCGCTGCCCGAGCTGGTGGACCAGCTCAATCGGTACCGCCCGGTGTTCCTGGCCGGCTACGCCACTGTGATCGCGCTGCTCGCCGGCGAGCAGATGGCCGGCCGGCTGTGCATCGCCCCGGCCGTGGTTTCGCTGCTGGCCGAGGGCGTCAGTGACCGCGACCACGAGAGGATCCGCTCCGCTTTCGGGGCACGCCTGGTCAACACCTACGGCTGCAACGAGAGCCTCGCCCTGGCCTATGGCTGCGGGTTCGGATGGCTCCACGTCCACAGCGACTGGCTGATCCTGGAGCCCGTCGACTCGGACCTCCGCCCCACCCCGCCGGGCCGGGAGTCCTCCACCGTGCTCTTGACCAGCTTGTGCCGATGGGCGCAGCCGATCCTGCGCTACGACCTCGGCGACAGTGTGCTGCTGCGCCCGGACGCGTGTCCGTGCGGAGACCCGCTCCCCGCGATCAAGGTCCGCGGCCGCGCGGCCGACCTGCTGTCCTTCCCGCGCCGGGACGGCGGCAGCGTCCGTATCGTGCCCATGGCCTTCGAGACCCTCCTGGAGAGCATCCCGGACATCGACTTGTTCCAGATCGTCCAAACGGCGCCCAGCTGTGTCCGGGTGCGGATCCGTTCCGCCGCCGGAGCCGATGGGGACCGGCTGTGGGCGGCGGTGCGAAAGGAGATGATCGCCCTGCTCACCGCCCACGGGGCGGGCCAGGTGAGCGTCGAACGCGCCGACGAGCCACCCGAGCAGTCTCCGGGCGGCAAGTACCGGGTCGTCATTCCCTGGTCGTGA
- a CDS encoding 2,3-diaminopropionate biosynthesis protein SbnB, protein MTVIGAGDIAAETDRHRPELLEVVRAAYLAHDAGQSSNPHSSFLRFPHQNRSRIISLPAYLGGEFEVAGNKWIASFPDNTQHGIPRASATLILNDCVTGYPFACMESSIVSATRTAASAVLGAQVLLGARRARRVGIVGTGLIAQHVWRFLRDLDWEIDGFRLFDLDPAAAGRFGAVMAEHTEAELVVADTVEDAFTDCDLVLVLHLSLRDLAPEMILAAQNFTDDIDHAVRERTSLHLTEQRTGNRDFVDGNLGDLLRGRQSRDHGRPAIFSPFGLNVLDLAVGKWVHDRVVAAGRGHHESDFFTGVGV, encoded by the coding sequence ATGACCGTGATCGGCGCGGGCGACATCGCCGCCGAGACGGACCGCCACCGTCCGGAGCTCCTCGAGGTCGTCCGTGCCGCCTACCTCGCGCACGACGCCGGACAGAGCTCGAACCCGCACAGCTCGTTCCTGCGCTTCCCGCACCAGAACCGGTCGCGCATCATCTCCCTGCCCGCATATCTGGGAGGTGAGTTCGAGGTCGCCGGCAACAAGTGGATCGCCAGCTTTCCGGACAACACGCAGCACGGAATCCCCCGCGCCTCGGCCACGCTGATCCTCAACGACTGCGTCACCGGCTACCCGTTCGCGTGCATGGAGTCCTCCATCGTCTCGGCGACGCGGACCGCGGCCTCCGCGGTGCTCGGCGCGCAGGTGCTGCTCGGCGCGCGCCGTGCCCGCCGAGTCGGCATCGTGGGCACGGGTCTGATCGCCCAGCATGTATGGCGGTTCCTGCGTGATCTCGACTGGGAGATCGACGGCTTCCGGCTCTTCGACCTCGACCCGGCGGCGGCGGGCCGCTTCGGCGCCGTCATGGCCGAGCACACCGAGGCCGAGCTCGTGGTCGCCGACACGGTGGAGGACGCGTTCACCGACTGCGACCTGGTGTTGGTCCTGCACCTGTCCCTGCGCGACCTCGCCCCCGAGATGATCCTCGCCGCCCAGAACTTCACCGACGACATCGACCACGCCGTACGCGAGCGCACCTCGCTGCACCTGACCGAACAGCGCACCGGCAACCGGGACTTCGTCGACGGCAACCTCGGCGACCTGCTCCGAGGGCGGCAGAGCCGGGACCACGGACGGCCGGCGATCTTCTCGCCGTTCGGACTCAACGTACTCGACCTCGCCGTCGGCAAGTGGGTGCACGACCGGGTCGTCGCCGCGGGCCGAGGCCACCACGAGAGCGACTTCTTCACCGGGGTGGGGGTCTGA
- a CDS encoding choice-of-anchor Q domain-containing protein: protein MTNSTIADNRVTDPGDRPGSLGGYGGGIDIRGLGIVRILNSTIVRNSSTDGGGGINIAPAYLDSLPAPIPDIVDLPLGRMTLRNSVVAGNTVDGAADDCEKAFATITSLGHNIDGDGSCRLTAAGDLPSRDPLVGPLADNGGPTDTVALLPGSVALDAADGCPATDQRGVARPQGAACDIGAYERTP from the coding sequence ATGACGAACTCGACGATCGCCGACAACCGGGTGACGGACCCCGGCGACCGCCCCGGCAGCCTCGGCGGCTACGGCGGCGGCATCGACATCCGCGGCCTGGGAATCGTGCGGATCCTCAACTCGACCATCGTCCGGAACAGTTCGACCGACGGCGGGGGCGGAATCAACATCGCGCCGGCCTATCTGGACAGCCTGCCCGCGCCCATCCCTGACATCGTCGATCTGCCGCTGGGGCGGATGACCCTGCGCAACTCCGTCGTCGCGGGCAACACCGTCGACGGCGCCGCCGACGACTGCGAGAAGGCCTTCGCCACCATCACGTCGTTGGGTCACAACATCGACGGCGACGGCAGCTGCCGGCTGACCGCCGCGGGTGATCTGCCGAGCCGTGACCCGTTGGTCGGACCGCTGGCGGACAACGGCGGCCCTACGGACACCGTGGCGCTGCTGCCCGGCAGCGTCGCCCTGGACGCGGCCGACGGCTGCCCTGCCACCGATCAACGAGGCGTCGCCCGCCCCCAGGGCGCCGCCTGTGACATCGGCGCCTACGAGCGCACGCCATGA
- a CDS encoding pyridoxal-phosphate dependent enzyme: protein MVESSSGNFALALAFYCRMLGISFVPVIDPNCNKATETQLRLLCERVEKVAIRDAADSYLKSRLSRVQELLVDLDSAYWPNQYANPDAREAHYRFTAGELIAQAGPLDYLFVGVGTGGTIAGLSHRIKETYPGCVVVAVDTEGSVIFGGPPKKRRIPGIGSSIVPPLCGQAQIDHVEIVPEARAVEACGTLVAKYGLYAGGSTGSTYAAVQDYFARHRPGATRPGATRPRVAFIAADRGHAYAQTVYDPMWVQQLRAEAVQPVGVEALAVN from the coding sequence GTGGTGGAGTCGTCGTCCGGCAATTTCGCGCTGGCCCTGGCTTTCTACTGCCGCATGCTCGGCATCTCGTTCGTCCCGGTCATCGATCCGAACTGCAACAAGGCCACCGAGACCCAACTCCGGCTGCTGTGCGAACGAGTGGAGAAGGTCGCCATCCGTGATGCGGCGGACAGCTACCTGAAGTCTCGACTGTCCCGGGTGCAGGAACTCCTGGTCGACCTCGACTCCGCCTACTGGCCCAACCAGTACGCCAATCCTGATGCCCGCGAAGCGCATTACCGCTTCACCGCGGGCGAGTTGATCGCGCAGGCCGGCCCGCTCGACTACCTCTTCGTCGGCGTGGGCACGGGCGGCACGATCGCCGGGCTCTCCCACCGGATCAAGGAGACGTACCCGGGCTGCGTGGTCGTCGCTGTCGACACCGAGGGCTCGGTGATCTTCGGCGGCCCGCCCAAGAAGCGGCGGATCCCCGGCATCGGCTCCAGCATCGTGCCGCCGCTGTGCGGTCAGGCGCAGATCGACCACGTCGAGATCGTCCCCGAGGCGCGCGCCGTCGAGGCCTGCGGCACCCTGGTCGCCAAGTACGGCTTGTATGCGGGCGGTTCGACGGGCAGCACCTACGCCGCTGTCCAGGACTACTTCGCTCGTCACCGTCCCGGCGCAACCCGTCCCGGCGCAACCCGTCCCCGGGTCGCCTTCATCGCCGCCGACCGCGGCCATGCCTACGCCCAGACCGTCTACGACCCCATGTGGGTCCAGCAGCTGCGCGCGGAAGCGGTACAGCCCGTCGGCGTCGAAGCCCTGGCCGTCAACTGA
- a CDS encoding CSLREA domain-containing protein, producing the protein MKVSAIPAALAAVLLASAAHPATSAVAPGAAGPTEFTVDTTSDAVDADPSDGRCRTASGTCSLRAAVMAANARPGSTITLPPGRYRLTIPPDPRLIIGDHPDPTTGDLNVDAPTTIQGTGARSTVIDADRLDRVFRLRADTHMSDVKITGGRAVQRELPFTDTGGGGIANGRHLTLRRVAVTGNSAGYGGGIFNVPDSHLDLMESTVSGNAAGEAGVSDSTTAAP; encoded by the coding sequence ATGAAGGTCAGTGCTATTCCGGCGGCGCTCGCCGCCGTCCTCCTTGCCAGTGCGGCGCATCCCGCCACCAGTGCCGTCGCTCCCGGGGCCGCCGGCCCAACGGAGTTCACCGTGGACACCACCTCCGACGCGGTGGACGCCGACCCGTCGGACGGCCGGTGCCGCACCGCGTCGGGCACGTGCAGCCTGCGCGCCGCCGTCATGGCCGCCAACGCCCGGCCGGGCAGTACGATCACGCTGCCTCCCGGCCGCTACCGGCTCACGATCCCGCCCGACCCGCGGCTGATCATCGGCGACCATCCCGACCCGACCACGGGCGACCTCAACGTCGACGCCCCCACCACGATCCAGGGCACCGGCGCGCGGAGCACCGTCATCGACGCGGACCGCCTGGACCGGGTCTTCCGCCTGCGGGCGGACACCCACATGTCCGATGTGAAGATCACCGGGGGACGGGCCGTGCAGCGCGAACTGCCCTTCACCGACACCGGTGGCGGCGGCATCGCCAACGGACGGCACCTGACGCTGCGTCGGGTGGCCGTGACCGGGAACTCCGCCGGCTATGGCGGCGGCATCTTCAACGTCCCGGACTCCCACCTGGATCTCATGGAGAGCACGGTCAGCGGGAACGCCGCGGGAGAGGCCGGGGTATCAGATTCGACGACAGCGGCACCATGA
- a CDS encoding carboxylesterase/lipase family protein, with amino-acid sequence MRAPSLRHALARAAAAAAALLLSLTVPSPTARAASGPDSLVVRTDRGWVRGAAVHDGGRVFQGIPFAAPPTGALRWRPPRSAARWSAVRDATEPAHPCPQLPLTLLPDGGPVLPGESNRTGSTVEDCLYLNVHTPARTSGRPLPVLVWLHGGANAYGAGSDYDGAALASRGVVVLTVNYRLGALGFLAHPALSAESADHASGDYGLMDQQAALHWVRRNIGAFGGDGNRVPLGGQAAGSADTCLHIASPTAKDLFHRAIQQSGSCAADGGLTPLTLDAAERKGIDFATLVGCTDPTTATACLRTVPVTELIRPIGTGASSLWSPNTGPRVLPRPPHEAWAEGRVNAVPTLSGSTHDEYRYFTALYVDLLGGGPLTPASYAALIQLQHGNRAAAVLDTYPASAYPSPNLAYSAVGTDQRFACPARADSRLYGNRAPVYSYEFHDPQAPPFIPAPHTLQGAFHASELAYLFPMDAVPPLTPAQRRLSATMTAYWARFAATGDPNSPRTEPWPRYTADEDRIQVLTPDRVGPTTRFAADHHCAFWQPSPGPRGAER; translated from the coding sequence ATGAGAGCCCCGAGTCTGCGCCACGCCCTGGCCCGCGCCGCAGCCGCCGCCGCGGCCCTGCTCCTGTCATTGACCGTTCCCTCGCCTACCGCCCGCGCCGCTTCCGGCCCCGACTCCCTGGTCGTGCGCACCGACCGGGGCTGGGTGCGGGGCGCGGCCGTCCACGACGGCGGGCGGGTCTTCCAGGGGATCCCGTTCGCCGCCCCACCGACCGGTGCGCTCCGCTGGCGTCCGCCGCGGTCCGCCGCACGGTGGTCCGCCGTACGGGACGCCACCGAACCGGCCCACCCTTGCCCCCAGTTGCCGCTGACGCTGCTCCCCGACGGTGGCCCCGTCCTGCCCGGCGAGTCCAACCGCACCGGCAGCACGGTCGAGGACTGCCTGTATCTCAACGTCCACACACCCGCCCGCACCAGCGGCCGGCCTCTCCCGGTGCTGGTGTGGCTGCACGGCGGCGCCAACGCGTACGGCGCCGGCAGCGACTACGACGGCGCCGCGCTTGCCTCACGGGGCGTGGTCGTGTTGACCGTCAACTATCGCCTTGGAGCACTGGGGTTCCTCGCCCACCCCGCCCTGTCGGCCGAGAGCGCGGACCACGCCTCCGGCGACTACGGCCTGATGGACCAGCAGGCCGCCCTGCACTGGGTACGGCGCAACATCGGTGCCTTCGGCGGCGACGGGAACCGGGTGCCGCTCGGCGGCCAGGCCGCCGGATCGGCGGACACCTGCCTCCACATCGCCTCGCCGACCGCGAAAGACCTGTTCCATCGGGCGATCCAGCAAAGTGGAAGCTGCGCCGCGGACGGCGGTCTGACACCGCTCACGCTCGACGCGGCCGAGCGGAAGGGAATCGACTTCGCGACCTTGGTCGGCTGCACGGACCCGACGACCGCGACGGCCTGTCTGCGCACCGTGCCCGTCACCGAGCTCATCCGCCCCATCGGTACCGGGGCCTCGTCCTTGTGGAGTCCGAACACCGGGCCACGCGTCCTGCCGCGGCCACCGCACGAGGCATGGGCCGAGGGACGAGTGAACGCGGTCCCGACGCTGAGCGGCAGCACCCACGACGAATACCGCTACTTCACCGCTCTGTACGTGGATCTGCTCGGCGGCGGCCCGCTGACCCCCGCCTCGTACGCCGCCCTCATCCAGCTCCAGCACGGCAACCGTGCTGCCGCGGTCCTCGACACCTACCCCGCCTCGGCGTATCCCTCCCCCAACCTGGCCTACTCCGCCGTCGGCACCGACCAGCGGTTCGCCTGCCCCGCACGGGCCGACAGCCGGCTGTACGGCAACCGGGCGCCCGTCTACTCCTACGAGTTCCACGACCCGCAGGCACCGCCGTTCATCCCGGCCCCGCACACACTGCAGGGTGCCTTCCACGCCTCCGAACTGGCCTATCTCTTCCCCATGGACGCGGTACCGCCCCTGACGCCCGCCCAGCGGCGGCTGTCTGCCACGATGACCGCCTACTGGGCCCGCTTCGCGGCCACCGGCGACCCCAACTCGCCCAGGACTGAGCCCTGGCCGCGCTACACGGCCGACGAGGACCGCATCCAGGTGCTGACGCCGGACCGGGTAGGACCCACCACCAGGTTCGCGGCCGACCACCACTGCGCGTTCTGGCAGCCCTCCCCCGGTCCCCGAGGAGCCGAGCGATGA
- a CDS encoding DUF4328 domain-containing protein, whose amino-acid sequence MLCGTLAVWAVANVLAGLAAWNRYQLLLALPSEHVPRGSEALVTADMWLGNLLGWREAAFVISMLLLIAWLDDMRGRADGAWPQGQRRSRAWLIFAWVLPVGNLFIPKMFVNDLWAAGQPAQRRKRGHPLLTVWWLAVIVAFGWSGAALGRVRETAYAGPGAAAMRQVMQSSGLFIVAAVLTIAVVWKLSGMLERTVASRIGDLPGAPPSATG is encoded by the coding sequence GTGCTGTGCGGAACACTGGCGGTGTGGGCGGTAGCCAACGTCTTGGCAGGGCTGGCGGCGTGGAACAGGTATCAGTTGCTGCTGGCACTGCCGTCGGAGCATGTCCCCAGAGGCAGTGAGGCGCTGGTGACGGCGGACATGTGGCTCGGCAACCTCCTGGGATGGCGGGAGGCCGCATTCGTCATATCCATGCTGCTGCTCATCGCGTGGCTGGACGACATGCGCGGTCGCGCGGACGGGGCCTGGCCCCAGGGGCAGCGGCGGAGCCGTGCGTGGTTGATCTTCGCGTGGGTGCTGCCCGTGGGGAATCTGTTCATACCCAAGATGTTCGTCAACGACCTGTGGGCCGCGGGCCAACCGGCGCAGAGGCGCAAGCGCGGCCATCCACTGCTGACGGTTTGGTGGCTCGCTGTCATCGTGGCATTCGGTTGGTCGGGCGCCGCGCTGGGCCGGGTCCGGGAAACTGCGTATGCGGGGCCGGGCGCCGCCGCGATGCGGCAGGTGATGCAAAGCAGCGGCCTCTTCATCGTGGCCGCGGTGCTGACGATTGCAGTTGTCTGGAAGCTCAGCGGCATGCTTGAGCGCACCGTGGCGTCCCGCATTGGGGACCTGCCCGGAGCGCCACCCTCGGCTACCGGCTGA